DNA sequence from the Lonchura striata isolate bLonStr1 chromosome 7, bLonStr1.mat, whole genome shotgun sequence genome:
CCCCCGCCAGCACGCCTGTCCCCACGGCATGCACGCCATCGTCAGCTgtctccctggccctgctgtccAGAAGGGCAAGGGCAAGAACAAGACAGCCCCAGGAAAGGTGAGCCCTTGCAGAGTTCTACACCCTCTCccaccaacagagagtcccagggctgagcagcactCAGCCACCCCACTTGCACTTGAGGAGGGGGCTGGCTGTGTCCTGGGGTTGCTGACTGGCTGCTCTCTGTACCCAGGTGCTCCCAGTGCGGCTGCGAGCGGGCACCCATGCTGGTGAGGGCCGGGTGGAGGTGCTACTCCACGGGCAGTGGGGCACCGTGTGTGACAAGCAGTGGGacctggctgcagccagtgtGGTGTGCCGGCAGCTGGGCTATGGGACAGCGAAGCAGGCCCTGGTGGGAGCCCGGATGGGACAAGGTGAGGCAGGCGTTACAGCATGGACTTGGGAAACGTCTGGGCTTGGAGGGGCATGATGGGGAAATCAACTGGTTTAATGTGTCCTGCTGGAGAATCCTGGGATGCTCACGCAGCTCCAGTCTGCTCTGGGATGAGGCTAACATGATTGCTCCTGCCATGGGTAGCCCCATTCTCAATAGAGAATGCCCAGATCAGGGGAAGGAGGATGAGGGTCCTGCTCCAGGATGGTCATGGAGCAGGAAGCACTGACCCTTCCTGTGCTTTAGGTCTGGGGCCCATCCATATGAGCAACGTACAGTGCACTGGCCATGAGCGCTCCCTGGGCGAGTGTCGCTTCCAGGATGCTGAGCAGAGCGGGTGTCGGCACGAGGCCGACGCTGCCGTCCGCTGCCACATGCCCTACATGGACTTCAAGAGCCAGGTGAGCCCCTGCCTCCTCCCCAGGGTGTGGTGGCCTGTTGAACCCCAGCCCCATTGCACAGTCCCTGCTCCCCGAGCTCTATGCCCAGTGTGGATgatcagagcagccctggggtgaCCCAGGGGATGGGGGGACACAGAGCAGCACCCTGATGGGGTTCTGCAGGATGATCTGGTGGCAAATTGGTCttgcagggaggaaaggaggaagaggaaaatgagTGAGATGTTTCAGCTGGATGTGTGGGGCTGCTTGTCCCATTGCAGCATGGGGTGGGAGAGCTGACAGTCTGTGCCACATTCTAGTTCAGCGCCTCTCTGCCAACAGGTGCGGCTGGCTGGGGGCCGCAACCCCGAGGAAGGCGTGGTGGAGGTGCTGGTGCCAGTGCAGGGGCGACTGCAGTGGGGTGCAGTGTGTGGTGCACAGTGGGGCCTGAACGAGGCCATGGTGgtctgcaggcagctggggctgggctttgCCAGCCATGCCCTCCAGGTGAGTGGGGTACCAGCCTGGGGCCAGAACTGCAGGGGTCCTGCAGGATGGGTAGCGTGGGCATGCTGTGGCCAGGGGCTCTGGGATGGGATGGTGGGGGGACAAATCCTGGTGGCAGTGTTCaggcaggagaagagggaggGGAGGCAGGTGGGAGCTGGCAAGGGCTGCAAGGACTTGTCCAAGCACTGTGCTCCTCCTCTGTTCAGGAGACGTGGTACTGGGCGGGCAGCCCCGATGCCACCCAGGTTGTGATGAGTGGGGTGCGCTGTGCCGGCACCGAGCTGGccctccagcagtgccagcgCCATGGCCCTGTCCACTGCCCCAGCGGCGGGGGACGCTTCTCAGCAGGGGTCACCTGCACTGCCCGTGAGTAGCAGGAGCCCATGGGGTACTGCTGGGAGGGGGCACCCCCCTTCTCCTGTAGGAGAGTAGGGGGTGCTATGCAGGGTGGGGATCACCTTCTCAATCCCTGCTGATCCTCTCCGTGCCAGACGCCCCAGACCTGGTGATGAATGCCCAGCTGGTGCAGGAGACAGCCTACCTGGAGGACCgacccctggggctgctgtacTGTGCCCATGAGGAGCGCTGCCTCTCCCGCTCTGCTGACACCATGCAGTGGCCCTATGGCCACCGCCGCCTTCTTCGCTTCTCCTCCCAGATCCACAACCTGGGAAGAGCCGATTTCCGACCGAGGATGGGGCGTCATGCCTGGACTTGGCACCAGTGCCACCGGTGAGTGGCCCAtaggcaggggctggcagggagctgccctCTCCCTGGGCCAGGCAGGGCATGGTGGCACCCATCCCCAAGAGGCTGTCCCACCCGGGGTAATTAACAGCGTCTGAGCCAGCACTGTCATTACGGCTTTATTTGGCTTCAGAGTTGTAATTTGCTGAgcccctgggtgctgctctgACGGAAGATCTGCCGGGGTTGCCTGGGCCAGCCACATGCTCCCTGGCCAGGCACTGGTCCTGTGCtcagcccctgtccccacagacaCTTCCACAGCATCGAGGTCTTTACCCACTATGATCTGCTGACGCTCAATGGCTCCAAGGTGGCCGAGGGGCACAAGGCCAGCTTTTGCCTGGAAGACACCAATTGCCCTGAAGGTAGGTGCTAGCTGCAGAGCTGACAGTGGGCCCCATTCTGCTCCCCAGAGAGGCTCTGTCTGTGCCTCCCTCACCTCCCCTCCTTGCTGCAGGTCTTCAGCGACGCTTTGCCTGTGCCAACTTTGGTGAGCAGGGGGTGAGTGTGGGGTGCTGGGACACCTACCGCCATGACATCGACTGCCAGTGGATTGACATCACCGATGTGCCACCGGGCAGCTACACCTTCCAGGTACGGGGAtggagggctgggggacaccaaGCTACCAGATCTCAGGGCTGGGGAGTCCCCTCCATGAGCATCCCTCACCCTGCACATCAGGGTGCTGCT
Encoded proteins:
- the LOXL4 gene encoding lysyl oxidase homolog 4 isoform X1, which produces MMVMPTGTNHILLVLLLCWVACSRQELAPVQLRLGGPRGPAGEGRLEVLYQGRWGTVCDDGFDFHAATVACRQLGYTAAITWTHSATYGQGEGPIWLDNVRCGGSEGSLAECVHNGWGISDCHHGEDAGVVCSGQRLPGNSPPATTSGHLGEVLGLTLEEVRLKPILARAKLSMPVMEGAVEVKHNGRWRQVCDASWTRNNSRVVCGMLGFPREKHINTSFYRKLWNRKLKDPNSSLKTFIQKNSFWVHKVRCQGSEPHLARCPVQMAPPAPRQHACPHGMHAIVSCLPGPAVQKGKGKNKTAPGKVSPCRVLPVRLRAGTHAGEGRVEVLLHGQWGTVCDKQWDLAAASVVCRQLGYGTAKQALVGARMGQGLGPIHMSNVQCTGHERSLGECRFQDAEQSGCRHEADAAVRCHMPYMDFKSQVRLAGGRNPEEGVVEVLVPVQGRLQWGAVCGAQWGLNEAMVVCRQLGLGFASHALQETWYWAGSPDATQVVMSGVRCAGTELALQQCQRHGPVHCPSGGGRFSAGVTCTAHAPDLVMNAQLVQETAYLEDRPLGLLYCAHEERCLSRSADTMQWPYGHRRLLRFSSQIHNLGRADFRPRMGRHAWTWHQCHRHFHSIEVFTHYDLLTLNGSKVAEGHKASFCLEDTNCPEGLQRRFACANFGEQGVSVGCWDTYRHDIDCQWIDITDVPPGSYTFQVVVNPKHEVAESDFSNNVMRCQCKYDGQRVWMHGCHTSDAYGADVVSDLERRERLANNLV
- the LOXL4 gene encoding lysyl oxidase homolog 4 isoform X3, producing the protein MMVMPTGTNHILLVLLLCWVACSRQELAPVQLRLGGPRGPAGEGRLEVLYQGRWGTVCDDGFDFHAATVACRQLGYTAAITWTHSATYGQGEGPIWLDNVRCGGSEGSLAECVHNGWGISDCHHGEDAGVVCSGQRLPGNSPPATTSGHLGEQVLGLTLEEVRLKPILARAKLSMPVMEGAVEVKHNGRWRQVCDASWTRNNSRVVCGMLGFPREKHINTSFYRKLWNRKLKDPNSSLKTFIQKNSFWVHKVRCQGSEPHLARCPVQMAPPAPRQHACPHGMHAIVSCLPGPAVQKGKGKNKTAPGKVLPVRLRAGTHAGEGRVEVLLHGQWGTVCDKQWDLAAASVVCRQLGYGTAKQALVGARMGQGLGPIHMSNVQCTGHERSLGECRFQDAEQSGCRHEADAAVRCHMPYMDFKSQVRLAGGRNPEEGVVEVLVPVQGRLQWGAVCGAQWGLNEAMVVCRQLGLGFASHALQETWYWAGSPDATQVVMSGVRCAGTELALQQCQRHGPVHCPSGGGRFSAGVTCTAHAPDLVMNAQLVQETAYLEDRPLGLLYCAHEERCLSRSADTMQWPYGHRRLLRFSSQIHNLGRADFRPRMGRHAWTWHQCHRHFHSIEVFTHYDLLTLNGSKVAEGHKASFCLEDTNCPEGLQRRFACANFGEQGVSVGCWDTYRHDIDCQWIDITDVPPGSYTFQVVVNPKHEVAESDFSNNVMRCQCKYDGQRVWMHGCHTSDAYGADVVSDLERRERLANNLV
- the LOXL4 gene encoding lysyl oxidase homolog 4 isoform X2, encoding MMVMPTGTNHILLVLLLCWVACSRQELAPVQLRLGGPRGPAGEGRLEVLYQGRWGTVCDDGFDFHAATVACRQLGYTAAITWTHSATYGQGEGPIWLDNVRCGGSEGSLAECVHNGWGISDCHHGEDAGVVCSGQRLPGNSPPATTSGHLGEVLGLTLEEVRLKPILARAKLSMPVMEGAVEVKHNGRWRQVCDASWTRNNSRVVCGMLGFPREKHINTSFYRKLWNRKLKDPNSSLKTFIQKNSFWVHKVRCQGSEPHLARCPVQMAPPAPRQHACPHGMHAIVSCLPGPAVQKGKGKNKTAPGKVLPVRLRAGTHAGEGRVEVLLHGQWGTVCDKQWDLAAASVVCRQLGYGTAKQALVGARMGQGLGPIHMSNVQCTGHERSLGECRFQDAEQSGCRHEADAAVRCHMPYMDFKSQVRLAGGRNPEEGVVEVLVPVQGRLQWGAVCGAQWGLNEAMVVCRQLGLGFASHALQETWYWAGSPDATQVVMSGVRCAGTELALQQCQRHGPVHCPSGGGRFSAGVTCTAHAPDLVMNAQLVQETAYLEDRPLGLLYCAHEERCLSRSADTMQWPYGHRRLLRFSSQIHNLGRADFRPRMGRHAWTWHQCHRHFHSIEVFTHYDLLTLNGSKVAEGHKASFCLEDTNCPEGLQRRFACANFGEQGVSVGCWDTYRHDIDCQWIDITDVPPGSYTFQVVVNPKHEVAESDFSNNVMRCQCKYDGQRVWMHGCHTSDAYGADVVSDLERRERLANNLV